The genomic segment CGGCCAGTTGCGCCCaccacaaaatggcaaaccCGCCTGCTCCCAGGCGTGACCGGAAGTTGACGGTGCGTTTCTAATTTATTGCGCCGCCGACGAGTGGCAGTTGTTTTGATGCACCTTTCTCAATGAACCGGAGTGCGACCGGGTGGTGCACGTGCTGACGAGTGTGACCGCGGAATTACAATACACGCGCAGTTGCCCTCGCTTGGCCCAACACTTTATCGCtattcgtcgtcatcgtcgtcgtcgaatgTCAAGTGCGTCATCAAAGCATCGTGCCAAGCCCCCAAGTTAGGTTGCGGCCCGCGCGGGAGGTTTGGATGTGATTGGTTGATGAATGACCAGCGCGCGAGAAGTCGACAAACAagtacgctgctgctgccgctcctcGCCCCGCAGGTCTGTCTaatcttgtttttgttttgaactaACTCGCCGGCGACACGACCTGGCGCCTGCTGTATCCCTATTCCGCCACCGGTGACCCGATTCGCTCACCCGAGCACCGAGTCTTTTGCAACCGACAGACCCTCTCTCAGACGGACCGGGAAATCATTAATATTCACGCCCGTcagcaccgggaaccgggtccTTTGTGGACTTGGAAGGGGACCCGTCCCCGGGctcagtggtggtggtgtgataGTTGATGTTTTGAACCGACCCTTTAGCGGGAACCAGGGGGGACCGAGATTGGCACAAACATTAAACCGTACCGTTTCAAGGTTTCGCACAGAGTCACAGCGACGAGTATGAAGCGCACTGCGCAATTTGGCGCTGGCCAATGAAAGTCTATCAAGATCGCGAACCGCTGTGCCAAATCTTCACGCGCTGCGAATGAAGTGCTGGCAAGCGGTTGACGCGAAGAAACTGCGCGTTTCGTGACGAGAATAGCGGGCTAATGAAGTGAAGCGAATCGGTCGCCCGGATACTCACCGAGAACCTCCTCCTGGGGCACACTGAACGATTGGTAGATCCGGGCGGAGGTGTTGATCACTCCGCTAGCCTCGTTCAGCGACCACACGCTGGCCActtcgagctgctcgagcgtTTTGACGATCTTTTCGATCCGCACCCGGCCGGAGAGCGCCGCAATGTTCACGTACACGACCGGTTCGTCGCATTGGGCGAGGAAGAGTTCCAGATCGGCCGGCAGCCCTGATCCAGTGCCGGTGGGTCGCTGGTGGATGCCACCGAGATAGATGGTAGACGGGCCGACTGGACGCACGTTACCGAGCAGCTGGTAGGAGTtgatcagcagcagatcgGCGTTCTGTTCGATCTGCCACAGATCGGAGATGGACTCGCCGAAGGCACTCTTCGCGATCGCATTCTGAGCTGGGATCTCCTCGGTGTAGTAATAGAACCTGCCCAGGGGGGGTGCGAgaaagaagtagaaaaaaagtAATCAATAAACACGACGTTAATGGTGTTTAGTCTGTGACGTCAAACGGCGGTCACGTAAGCTGATTAAGCATATTAATTAGCGACTATCATGCGCCAGCATAGTGCTgtgcaaaaatatgtttgcccTTCCGGAGACTGTGGCCGGCTGATAACGACTCGTCCGTACGTCACCGCACCGCGTAGAGCCAACGAGGCGTAATACCGCACACGTTACACAACCTAATCCCGTGCCGTCTGTCCTGTCGCCGAAAACAACCTCGTAGTGGCTAGGGGTAGGCCATCACCACAGGTTCTACTGATAGTAGGAACGTGTTCGAAGCTCATTATCAGACCGCACGAAATGAACAATGACCTCAAAGTGGGTCAGCGTGTGGGGTTCAACGGGCAATAGCGTTCCCCGATGCATCGTTTATCTAAATCCTGGtcattttaaaagcaaaactcACCACGACGGATGACGGCAAGTCATCGGAGACTCGCGGCTCGAAACAATGAAGTGGCAATGAACAAAGCGAACCCACGACGGGAGACCATTCGCTTATAACGGCGATCGCTGCTTGCGTGGCCAAATTGCAAACAAAGTAAAAGCGGATGACTTGGAGCCTACTGCAGTTTGGCTCCACACTTATCGTTGGCCTAGCGAAATCGGTAACCTTGAGGCTATCGCACTGGACAATTCGTATTGCGAACGTACGCGTCGATAGTTCCGCAAATCGgtccgccgctgccgatgtTGGCGTATTGACCCGCGCCCCGTCATGCGTGAGATCGGATCCCAGCGAGCCGGAAATCGGTTGCAAGCTCCACCGAGTGCTGAGTAACCacacttttactttccttcATGTGCCTGCATGTGACTTGCACTTTTGCGCACGTTTCGTGCACGAGGGTTCCGCAACCAACCGCGCAGCTCCCCAAACCGGTCCGTGGCCGCCCAACAGAACCGGTGCTGAGTGTGGCTGTCGTCGAATAGGTTACTCAACGGAACGGTGTAATTGCTACCGCGGGCCCTAGTGCAGTGCACGATGTCAGGGTTGAATAATTCATTCTAGACGGCATTCATTAGCTCGCCCTGCCTTGCCGAAGCAACGTGGCTCACCCAGTGGGGCCGCGGGAGAACGTGACACGGGTGGTGCGCTCCGCCACTTACCGGTACCAAACGGTGAACAGCACGCTCGAAATGCGCTGCAGCAGGCTGAGATCCTCGCTGAACGGCATAAAGATGCTCGGATAGCCGATCGGGTGGTTCGGGTTGCCCAGGGCCTCGTGGGCATTGATGTAGGCTCCTCCGTTTGCAATTCCGACCAGTGGCGCGCGGAAGTGTTCGGCGAACGCATTCATCAGCGTCACGCCTGACCACTCCACGATGACGACATCGAACCGGGAACACTTGGTCACCCCGCCATCCTCGCTGGCCGACTCGATCAGCTTCTGCATGGCAGGATGCTGCAGTTCCTCGGCCGAGATCGTTCGCATCACGTCAAACACCTTGCGCAGCATGTCGCGCCCATCCAGCCCGTCCACGTTGAGCTGCTCCAGCACCGGAAGTTGGTAGGCGAAGCTGAGATCGATTTGCtcgattcgatccgatcggtgctgCGGATCCATGGGATCCGTTGTGACCAGCACAATGTCGTGGCCTCGCTGCGCAAGCTCCTCGAGCAGTGGCCGGTAGAcgagctggtgctgcttcAGGGGCACCGGGAAGATTGCCAGAATTTTGGCCGCGTCTACCATCCGGCCGGTCTGGTTACccagcgtcagcagcagcagcaacagcacactTGTTGTTGACATCGCCCGTAGCCGCCGGTCACTCACCGCGGTTATGGCCATTCTGCGGTGTTCTATTTTGAGAGCGGATCAACCGACGAAAGCGGACGGAATCCGTTGGTAACACTCTAACGGGgtcgtcggcggtggaaaTTGTTCACTTGCCCCGGAGTACGCCTTATTTGGTTGTCACAAGCTCTTGGCCGTTGCTAACCAACCTGACCTCGCCTAATTGACGATCGGTTACGAATTGGTGGCGACTTTTGCGGTACAGAATTATCAACTGAAACTGGTCGCTAGGCACTGAGCCGGTCGGCAGTGCGCCACTCGCGAACCTTTGCGTGATGGAATAAATTTCGCTCAATAAAGGCACAATCAGCACGAACGAACTCGCTGAAGCACCATCAGCTCGTTACAGCTCGCCGCGTCACGTTTTATGCAGCCGGGCGTGAAGTGCTTTCTTCGTGTGGCCCGTTTAACGGTCCCGGTCACTCTTGCTGGATGGATCCTTTGAAATCCGAGCGGTCGCGGTCCGGAAGCCACGGTTTCTTTGAACCCCTAGCTCAAGGACACTACGGCAACACGATCTTAAGCACCCCACGGTCACGTCGACAGAGAAGATAGCGTGTTCCAAACGTAGCCCGGAGGATGATGGTCTCGGGTGGCACCCGCTATCGATCGCCGTTGCTGCAAAGGGAAAATGAAGGCGACATCAATAAGACATGCTAATTAGACGTATTCTGACGACGGCCGGCTATGGCAGGGCTTTCGCGGAAAAGTGGCGTGTTGCGTGGTGCTAGACGCATTACGAAACCGCAATCGGCCACCTGACAAGCGGTGGTCCGATGTTCGTGACGTTTTGGCACGGTGGTGtagggacaaaaaaaaaaaggttcgaGAAGTTTCTCCAAAGAACCACACAGCGCCACAAAGAAGTCGGGTCTCTTTATCATAAGCGGTACATTCTGGTGGCCACGGGTTGCGACGGCCTGCGGTGTGAATCACTCCAGCTGCATCCGCTCTGAGTCGGTATCAACGCAACGGACATCGGTCCAACGCGCATCAACGTTATTCAATAGGGCCAAGAAAATTCCTGGGGCATGTTGAAATGGGAGCACGAAACGGGTGAGCGACCCACGCATTCTTTCGCTTACGAATGAcggtttccggttgttttATGCAACCAACATGGGCGGCAATATAGGGAAGACGATCAATGAATGAAGACCATTTTTAACCCTCGAATGCAGAGGAGTAGTCACTATTTGGATTGATTTAATCAGTACAGAAAAAGATATCGAAATTTACGTAACCGCGTTACGGGCTCTGGTTGGCAAATATTAGTGCGAAAATGTCAATGGATGTGCATAAATATTATTCCACTGCGCCTGGCGACCGCACAAAGCTGCGGGCACATTGTGTGTAAATTGTTCCTTCAAACACCAATTGGTCGCCACATTTCAAGGCGATGCGCTTAACAGTCACTTAACAGTGGGTACTTctattcaacaaaaaaaaaaagaggccCCACAAAGTCAAGGAACACAGCTCATCGTCATTGGCCATACTAATCTCCGTCCGTTcgctgtgtttgctttgtgGCCGTAGCTGTACATGGCAACATACGCCACCGTTGGCTCGCCAAAGTCCATCGTTCGCCCGTGGCCGTTGTGTCTGAAACGGCgcggcggggggggggctaTGATTCATGCGCGACCACGCACGCGGCAAAGGGGAGTTCAACGCGCGCCGCGCCCTCTCcacctttctttcttcgcctttcTTTGTTGGGCGCTCCGTTTCGGAGGAAGCGCAAGAAaacgaccaaaacaaaacatgcgGTCGGTCGCGGCTCGAAAGCGGCCACTTCCTCTGCGCGAGATGTACCCACGCAGGAGATAGCGGTAGTATGCTGCCttcttaatttattcatcctCCCCGGTCCGGTTGAAAGCTGCTCGAAATGGTGCTTCTTACTATTTCGAGCAGATAGTTGTAGCGCACATCCGCAGACGTCTTCGGCATCGAAGGGTTAGTTCGGAGCAAAACATAACTGAACTTAATCGCTCGTACCTTCGTAGGACGACGTTGTCCCGCTCTGCCACTAATTGCACCTCCAATCAGCTGCTGcaggcgtgcgtgcgtgcgtgcgttcgtgcgcTCGTGAGTTGTGTCACAAACCAAGCGCGCTTGCTCccgtttcttttgtgtttgtatCCGTTGTCTCTATCTTGCCCACCGAACGAACAGCTGCTCGCATGTCACTGTCGTCGCGCCCAGAGCTGGTGCGAaccggttttccgttttgggcACTGTTTTGTATACACCGCTCGTGGCACCagcgaaaggcaaacaattcATTCCCCGCGCAGCATCTCgctgacgacggcgatgatgacgatgatggtggtggggtcAAAAACTTTAGcacagtttttgtttctctattGCCAAAGAGAAATGGTACCGATTTTCTGTCTTTCTTCGCGCACTAAAGTCCTGCTTTGGCGAATCCTTTTCACTTCGCACTTCACTCGAATTTAGATGATGTGTTTCGTCTGCGACACAACGCACAACCAACACcggcaaaagttgaaaaatttttgaaattttctgGCTCTGAATTTCTGTGGCTTTGTATATGAATCGCTGAATAATAACTGACTTTCGAGCCTGACTTTGACTTTTCGAGCCTGACTCTGTCGAGTTCGCTCTCACAACCGCTCTCTTGCTTCTTGCTCCTTTTTGTggtcgctctttctctcttttttctctctttcatctCGTAAcagagtgtgcgtgcgcgcgttgCTAGGGAAACAGGCGTTGCGAGCGACGACGCAACGGAATACAGTGATGAACAAAATAGATGGCCGAAATTCGATGCAAATAGAGCCAAAGAGTTGAGactgtatttatttatttaaaactagcaggtcccggcgagcttcgcccCGCCCCAtatcattctcatttctcgacttcccggcgtttcagaggatcggacttctagatgacgtccgatcggcttcccttcccgcctcccgttattcctccgtttcaAACGATCGGCTTTTCTTTacatttcccgttactcatccttttcagacaatcgcgattcctggtgacgtacatgatcggcttcccttcccgcttcccgttggatacatgtcaaaactcgcaccagctgaatttgtctcaaattgcttgaaaactatccgagtttcACTGAAACGAACTTGGATTTTGTATGAGAGccctcctttgtaaagaggggaaGAGTTTCAAACATTAACCAGAACATTTCCTCACCCCTGAAACCCCCGCTTgcgaatttggttcgatttgctcgaaaacgttggaatgggacgttacgtatgatacgttacgtatgagacgtggtagccccccccctccccgaaggtgtgggagggtcaaactttcctattcacaatccggggtcacaaaactacgctgtgcaaaatttcaagcggattggttcagtcGTTTTGGAGAATTagcggtacagacagacaaacaaccattttcatatatatagaagaagaagaagactagcaggtcccggcgaactt from the Anopheles bellator unplaced genomic scaffold, idAnoBellAS_SP24_06.2 scaffold00294_ctg1, whole genome shotgun sequence genome contains:
- the LOC131214227 gene encoding UDP-glucosyltransferase 2-like, with the protein product MAITAVSDRRLRAMSTTSVLLLLLLTLGNQTGRMVDAAKILAIFPVPLKQHQLVYRPLLEELAQRGHDIVLVTTDPMDPQHRSDRIEQIDLSFAYQLPVLEQLNVDGLDGRDMLRKVFDVMRTISAEELQHPAMQKLIESASEDGGVTKCSRFDVVIVEWSGVTLMNAFAEHFRAPLVGIANGGAYINAHEALGNPNHPIGYPSIFMPFSEDLSLLQRISSVLFTVWYRFYYYTEEIPAQNAIAKSAFGESISDLWQIEQNADLLLINSYQLLGNVRPVGPSTIYLGGIHQRPTGTGSGLPADLELFLAQCDEPVVYVNIAALSGRVRIEKIVKTLEQLEVASVWSLNEASGVINTSARIYQSFSVPQEEVL